The Chlamydiota bacterium genome includes the window CCCCGACCCACGCCGGATCGTCCATCAGCTCCTCGAACAGGAAGGCGTACGCCTCTGTCACCGTGTTGTCGCCGAGCTGCGCGAATTCGAAATGGTCGGTGTTGGTATTGGCGAAATGCTGGGCGTGCCCCATCTCGTGGAGGAGCGTCTCGTAGTCCGGGACCCCCCCGGAGGGCTTGACGGTGAGACGGATATCCTCCGGGACCTTGAGGCCGAAGCAGGCGGCGCGCGGGTTCTTCTTCGGCAACGGTTCGTCGTGGATCAGGATGTTGCGCTGGCCCTTCAGGTCGATCCCCAGCCCCGCGAGCGTGGCGGAGACGGAGGGCACCAGCCCCTCCGCGGGGAAGCAGGCGCGGTACCGGTCCAGATGGAAGAGGCGCGCGACGTCGCAGCGCCGGAACCGCTCCGGCGGGACGCCCATGAACTCCCGCGTCACCGCGCCCAGGAGGGCGGCGTACGCCGTTTCGGTTGCCGAGAGGATCTGTTCGCACTGCAGGGAGAGCGCCGCGAGCGAGAAGCCGCGAAGCTCCTCGCTCAGGGCGTTGTACGAGTCGAAACCGAGCCGGCGGGCGAGCCGGCGGCTTTGTTCCCCCTTCTCGAGCTGGATCGGCTCGATCGTTTCGAGGACCGGGAGGGCGGCGTCGGAGATCCGCTGGCGCTTCGCCCGATCCGCCTCCACAGCGAGGAGAACGGGGAGCTGCGGGAACGGGACCTTCGCGCCGTCCAGCTCAATCTCCGCTCCGGACTCGGTGTTGCGGATCGCGTCGCTGAGGGGCGCCACCGCCTTGTCGACATGCTCGGCGAGCAGGTAGCGGCGCAGGTACCGCAGCGCCTTCTTCTCGCGCGGGTCCGCGGCATCGTCGGCCGCCTTCCCGACCGCCGCGATCGCCTCCGGGCTGAACAGCCTCTCGTGCCCCGCGTAGGTCTGCGCGATATCCACCGGGTCGCCGTAGACGCGGTTCTCCCAGGCGCGGAGTCCCTGCTCGAGGATCAGCGCCTCCGCCTCGAGGCGCATGTCGGCGATGACGAAGCGCATCCCCCCTCCTGTCGTCTGCGCCGGGGCGGCGGCGGGCGCCGTCGTGTCCGCCCCCTCCGCCGCCGCGCCGAACGCGAGAATTGCGATGGGGATTTTCAGCATGGGCGGTATTATAATGGCTTGCGCGCCCCGTGGGTAATCATTTCTGCGCGGCGGGCCGCCGCGCGGAGGATATGGTACCCTTGGGAGGCGCCCGGAAAGGGGCCTCGTATGCACCACCAGCATCTTCGCGCCATGATCCGAGAGCTCCGCGCCGAACTCGCGAACGCCGCGCCGGTCGACGCCGATCTCCGCGAACGCATCCGGGGGATGCTGGACGAGATCGAGGGGCTGCTCGAGGGCGGCGGGGAGATCGCGGCGCAGCAGCACCGGCAGCTTGTCGAGCGTCTTCGGGAATCCGCTCGGCAGTTCGAGGAGTCGCACCTGCCGCTGACGATGGCCGTCGGCAGGCTGATCGACGCCCTCAGCGCCATCGGCATCTAGCGGATGCCGCGCGCATCATCGGCCGGCGCACCATGGTGCACGGACAGCCGTAGCCAGGAGGAGACCGGCCGGGGGGCGCGTGTGGGCGGCATGGA containing:
- a CDS encoding DUF4404 family protein, which gives rise to MHHQHLRAMIRELRAELANAAPVDADLRERIRGMLDEIEGLLEGGGEIAAQQHRQLVERLRESARQFEESHLPLTMAVGRLIDALSAIGI